TGCCGGTTGTATTGGACTCCGTCAATCATGCTATTAAAAACAACTCCGGCAGCAAAAAGACATTTCGTTTTCAGCTATCCAGCGAGCATGATCTGTGGGTTGAAAGCACTATTAAAATATTATTGGACGACAAAGGCAGCATTACTGGTACCGTTTTGTGCAGCCGCGATATTTCGGAACGCAAACAGGCCGCAGAGGCACTTAAGAAATCCGAATCCTTGTATAGAACGATTTTCGAGAACACCGGAACCGCAACCTCTATTGCCGGGCTAGATACAATACTCTCTTTAGTTAATACTGAATTTGAAAAATTGTCCGGGTATACAAAAAAGGAATTAGAAGGTATAAAAAGCTGGACCAGTTTTGTGCTCAAGGCAGATTTACAACGATTAAACAACTACCACCATTTAAGAATGCTGAGCCCACATAAAGCACCTGACAAATTCGAGTTTCGTTTTGTTAACAAATCGGGGGAAGTTAGGAACGTACTGATGACTCTGGCCCAAATTCCCGGCACACTAATGCACCTTTCATCTTTTTTAGACATTACAGAAATAAAACATTTCCAACAAGAAATGAGTCGTTTGGAGCGACTAAACCTGGTTGGTCAGATGGCAGCAGGTATCGGACACGAAGTGCGCAATCCCATGACCACTGTCCGCGGCTTCCTGCAGATGTTCAGGGGCAAATCACATTTAGCTATATACAAAAACCATTTTGACTTAATGATTGACGAGTTAGACAGGGCTAATTCCATAATTACTCAATTCTTATCCCTGGCTAAAGACAAGCCAGTGGATAAGAAGATCCATAACCTAAACTCCATTGTAGAAATGTTATACCCACTAATAGAAGCAGATGCATATAAATCCGGCATGGGTTTTAATTTACAACTACAGGAAATACCAGATTCACTCCTAGACGAAAAAGAAATAAGACAACTTATTCTCAACCTTACACGCAACGGGATAGAAGCTATGTCCCCGGGTGGAACACTCACCATCAGAACTTTTGCCCAAATGGGCAAAGCAGTGCTGGCAGTACAGGATCAGGGGACGGGCATTCCTTCTCATCTAATGGAAAAGTTAGGCACACCGTTTTTAACCACCAAGGATGAAGGAACAGGACTGGGGTTATCGGTTTGCTATAGTATTGCCACCAGGCATAATGCCACCGTTGACGTAAAAACCGGCCCTGGGGGTACAACCTTTATGATAGGGTTTAACGGTCAGTAGGAAAAGGTATTATTCATACGTAACAAAACAGCTTATTCTCATTTCATTTAAACTTATTCATCCGGTTACCGGGAGGAAAACTGAGTCTTTAAAAAGAAACCTTTGGGGTAGGCTAAGTTATATGTTGCCAAATAGGTGGTGAGAATAATAATAAGCTACCAGCACTGGTACTTATACATATTGGAATGTGAGGACGGCAGTCTGTATACGGGAATCACAAAAGACCTGGATAAAAGGATAAAGGCCCATAAGGCCGGTAAAGGTAGCAGGTATGTTCGTTCCAGGCTGCCCATCACTTTGGCTGCCTGGTGGAAGTTTAATACATCAAAAGGCGGCATATTAAAGCTGGAACAATGCATTAAATCATTACCAAGCTGCAAAAAGTGGGAATTAGTAAAGAAACCGGACTTACTTAAGGATTATTGCCAGTGTTTGAGCAACGACACAGCCCTACTCGGCAGAAAGTGAACTCGTTCAGCTAAAGCTGAACATCGGGGCATCAGATGGGGATTCCACCCCACCTGAAGTAAAAAGAGGAACTCCCACTTATAGAAGTGGAAGTCTTGGAAATCAGATAAATAATTCCTTTAATTACACTAATAAAGGGGATAACACTTATGGAGCGTACATGTGCTGCTGACCTGGAATTAACAAAAACAATCAAGTCCATTTACATAGTTAAAAGTAAACGTTTAGGAAGTTTTCGGGATCGAAAAGGCCATTTCATGACTCTTTTATTAGGAGACCGAACCGGTGAAGTGCAGGCCATATTGTGGGAAGGTGCTGAAGAAAAATACCCGTTGCTTGCACAAGGTGACCTGGTATCAGTTAGCGGCAGAGTACGGGAATATGCCGGAACACTTCAGATTAACCTGGATCACATATCTGTTTATGAGGATAAAGATTTCGACCCTGCCGATTTTCTACCGGTTTCCCCTTATAACCGTGAAGAAATGCTTCAGGCGCTTAAACAAATAATAGAAGGCATCAAAAACCCTTCCCTCCAGGAGCTACTTGATCGCTTTTTCTTAGATAATGCCTGGTTAAAAGCCTTTGCCATGGCCCCTGCCGCCAAGAAGAATCACCAGGCCTACCTGGGTGGATTGTTGGAGCACACCCTAAAGGTAACGGAAGCGGCAAATAAAATGGCCGATGTCTACCCCCAGGCCGACAGAGATTTGTTAATAGCAGGCGCTGTACTACACGACATCGGAAAAATAGAAGAGTATCAATTCGAAAAAAGCATAGACTTCACTGACCAGGGGCGATTGCTGGGACACATAGTTATTGGTTTGCAGAAGATAGAGGAAAAGTTACAGGAATTAAATAGTTTTCCGGACAGTTTGCGCCTAAAACTACTGCACATAATAACCAGTCACCACGGCAATTATGAATGGCAGTCACCTAAAAGGCCAAAATTTTTAGAAGCTGCTATTATCCACCATTTAGACAATATGGATGCCACCGTGGATATGTTTTCCACTGCTGCCGGGGAAGACTATGACCCTAAAAGCTCTTGGACAGGTTGGGTTAAAGGTTTGGAAAGGTTTATCTATAAGGGTTAATTTGTTTAGCTGGCTATTTAAAAAGTTAAAATAATCTGAAGGCAAAAACTCACTTGTTTATGCATATAATGATAACATCAAACCGATAACCTTTAATCTGGCCAGTATCGAAACTTAATGGTACAGAGCGGCTCTTTGCTGCCAGCAAAGAACTAAGGAGGGGAAATACTGGTTAACAACAACTTAAGACATATCTGGGGGTTGATCAGCAGCAGTTTTTTAACCGCAGTGGGGATTTTTGCCATGCATAGCAGTGCGGAAGGAATTTTTATCTTTCTGATCGGGGTGGGGTTATCAGGTTTCTATCTTTCTCACCTTTTAAACTCGACGAGCCTTAGTTTTTGGATCCCGTATCTTTACTTAATATTAAGTTTGATCAATTATTTGAGTTATGGTGATAACACAGTTTTATTTGCTGTTATCAAAGACACTTCTATGCCATTTTCCTTCCACGTTATTAGCACCATCACCATAGGATTTGCTTTTGTCTTAGGTATGGCTGTTGATTATACTATTCGCAAGGCAAATCTAATGGGCGACTAGAAGCAAAACTGGTGAACTCGTTCAGCTAAAGCTGAACATCGGGACTTCAGATGGGGATTCCACCCCACCTGAAGTAAAAAGAAAAATCAGATAAACATATGTTAGCAAATATTGTATCAGAAAGGGCCGGGTTATTCCCGGCCCTTTCTGATATTACGGCTTGCATAGGTAAAAACTTCGTCAAAATTTTGCAGGATTTTACCCATTGGTAAGCCAAATAAATGTCATTATGGGAGGTGATTAACTGCGACCCATGCTTAAAATAAAGAAATTTATGGTCACCTTAATGTCCCTGATGATATTATACCTCTTAGCGGGACACATTTACATTGTTCTAGAAAGTGAATTCTTTTTAACTACACACCTGACCCTGGAAGTTGCCAGTGTTATTGTAGCCATACTGGTCAGTATTTTCTGTTGGTATGGTTACCGCTACCAACAGCAACAAAAGATGCTCATATTGGCCTTTACCTTTTGCATTATGGGCATGCTTGATTTTGTGCACTCCCTTTCATATCTTGGTATGCCGGATTTTATTACGGATAACAGTGCCAATAAAGCTTCTACTTATTGGATACTGGCCCGGCTGGTACAAGGCCTGGGTATTTTTCTGGCCATCTACATGAAGGACAGGAAGCTGCGCATACCCGCCGCTACTATAGTTTTCATACTGGTAATCCTTGTTTCCATGGCCGGCATAGGTGCCGTGGCCTTTCTACTGCCTTATCTGCCTGGCATGTATGACCCAACTGCACAGACACAGACTATGACGAAAATTTTCAGCGAGTATATTGTCATTGGTTTATATGTACTTACCGCAGGTAAGCTCTTAACTGGCAAGTCTACGGACAAAAGGGATATATTTTTAACTTATGCGCTGGCAGTGGGGGTTTTCGGAGAACTAGCCTTTGCTACTTATAACTACGTTTATGACTCTTATAATCTTTTAGGCCACATATTTAAAATAACATCTTTCGGGCTAATTCTAAAGGGCCTTTTTGACGAAGCCATTGGGCAACTTTACCAGACAAATGATGAGCTGGATGGCCAGCGCCGCGCATTAGAAAAGGCCAATGCCCAACTACAAAAGACTGATCAAATGAAGGACGAATTCCTGGCCAATACTAACCACGAGTTAAGGTCGCCCCTTACCGCCATCATTGCCTTTACCGAGCTTTTACAAGACCCCCAAACAGGCCCCTTAACCCCTCTGCAAAGGGACTACGTAAATGAGATCAGCGACAGCAGCAACGATCTTCTTAGCCGGGTTGCCGAAATAAGGGACCTGTCCAGGATTAAGGCCGGTAAGATGATCTTACGGTCAGAAAAAATAATGGTAGAAGAGCTTGTGGAAAATATAGTACGCCGCTTCAAACCACAGTATGATAACAAGGGTGTATTTTTGGAGGTACAATACCCCGAAAGCATTATAGTTACCGGGGACGTGGAAAGAGTCAGTCAAATCTTAAGCAACCTTCTTTCCAATTCCCTTAAGTTTACTCCTGCAGGGGGTACGGTACTTGTTTCAGCTTACTTGGACAATATCCTAAACCATGCAAAAATAACAGTGGAAGATAACGGAATAGGCATTGACCCCTTGGAGCATGAAGCCATATTTGATATGTTTTACCAGGTTGACGGGACAAGTTCCAGAAGTTACGGCGGTACCGGCCTGGGGCTCTCCCTGGTAAAAAGCCTCGTGGAATTGCAAGGGGGAACCATAAACCTAGCAAGCCGCCCCAATCAAGGCAGCATTTTTTCTTTTAGCCTGCCACTATACGGCAAAACCGGTTATACGGAGGTGGATTATGGTACGTAAAATATTAGCCGTGGATGATGACCCCAAGGTTCTGAAAATAGTAGAGCATTCCTTGACGCGGGAAGGTTTTGAAGTCATACCGGTGTCCAGTGGTAAAGAAGCACTGGCTAAAGTCAAGGAAATATACCCCGATCTGGTCCTTCTGGATTTGATGATGCCGGAAATGGACGGCTTTGATACTCTGCAAAGATTAAAGGAGTTTTCTGATGTTCCAGTAATTATTTTGTCGGCCCGTAACGATGAAGTGGACAAAGTAGCAGGCTTTCGCATGGGAGTGGACGATTACCAAGTAAAACCCTTTAGCCCCGTAGAACTGGCTCTACGGGTAAAAGCGGTATTAAGGCGTGCTGATAACTCTGAATCCGGTAGGCCAGATAAAAAAGTACTCCAATTTGACCAATTGGTAATCGATCACAGTAGGCGCTTGGTTCAAAATTGGGGCAGGGACATAGAAATGACACCCAAAGAATTCCATCTATTATGGCTGCTGGCATCGCACCCCAACCAAGTATTTACCAAAGCCCATCTTTTAGACCGTATATGGGAGACAACTTACCAAGGCGATGATAACACTGTCAATGTACATATACGAAGACTGCGGGAAAAAATAGAGGATGTTCCTTCTAAGCCCCGGTATATTAAAACGGTTTGGGGTACAGGTTACAAATTTGTTGATTGAAAGCTGCCCCCCTTGCATTTATGTTGCAATTAAATGTAATAAAAATTTAAGGATTAGTTAAAACCGCAGTAATGAAATTGAATTACCATGAGCTAAACAACTATGGGGGAAGGAATTTTGAGCGAACGCAAACAAATCCGCCCCGAGGACAGCATAATAACCAGTGAACAATACGAACACCATTACACATCCTACTATAAATCCCATCAACACAAACTGCGTGAAATTAAGGCCCGGCTACTAAAGGCCGGCACATCCTATTCTGATTCCATATTCAGTTTGTTTCGGGTATTAAAAGGGGAAGAAGGCTGGCTAAGGAACTCTGTGATACTACACAGTACCTATTTCAATTCCTTAGGAAACGGCAAAAACAGACCTTCTCCGCAACTTTTTAATATGTTAATCAGAGATTTCGGCTCTCTGGAAGAATGGGTGGAAGAATTTAGCGCAATGGGCATATCAGCCCGGGGGTGGGCTGTTCTGGGGTTAGACCTTTTAGAGGGTAAGCTGATAAATTGTCTATGTGACGAGCATGCAGAGGGACATTGGATGATCTATCCAATAATTGCATTGGACGTGTTTGAACACGCTTACCAGCAAGACTATGGTTCTAATATCAAGAGCTATGTTAAACACTTCTTAAATAACATTGATTGGACTTTCGCTAACGTCGGCTTGGAAACGGCCCAGGAAATGTACAATGTCCTGCGGACCAAGAATAATAGTTGAGTTGAGGCTTACCCGGTTTTAGTATCTCCCCCAAGCAAAGTTTTTCTTGCAAAAAAAACATCCAGCATGCCTTGAATGACAAAGAACCCGGCATCTGCCGGGCTCTCATAAGAACTGATATTTACATATTAATAGTTTTCAACCCATAGTTCGTAGAAACTCTGTGGGTGGTCACAGGCCGGACATTTTTCCGGCGCAGTGTTACCTTCATGCAGGTATCCACAATTACGGCATTTCCATGTAACTTTGTCAGTGCGCTGGAATACTTTGCCGGCCTGAATGTTTTCTAAAAGTTTAAGATACCGTTTTTCATGCCCCTCTTCAGCGCTGGCAATAGCTCTAAATACAGCAGCTATTTTAGCAAAACCTTCCTCATCTGCCACCTTTGCAAATTCCGGGTACATGCTTGTATGCTCATGGTTCTCCCCACCTGCAGAAGCCTTTAGATTTTCAGGGGTACTGCCGATAACTCCGGCAGGGAAAGAAGCCTTAATCTCAACTTCGCCTCCCTCAAGAAACTTAAACAAACGCTTGGCATGTTCCTTTTCGTGGTGTGCGGTTTCCTCGAATACTGCCGCCACCTGTTCATAACCCTCTTTCTTGGCGACACTGGCAAAGTAGTTGTAGCGGTTCCTGGCCTGTGATTCTCCCGCAAAGGCGGTAAGGATATTCTTTTCAGTACGCGTTCCTTTTAAACTCAAAATAAATAGCCTCCTTTCTATTGGTCGCATTCTTATTAACTTCTGGGAAATTCTTTACGTCGCTGGTTTATATTCACAAAACGTTCTTTTTCCGCAAAACATTCCGGGCATTCCCAATCATCGGGCAAATCGTCAAAGGGTGTGCCTGGCGCTGCTCCCTCGGCTCCTTTTTCCGGGTCGTAAACATAACCGCAAAGCTCGCAGACCCATTTATCCATCAGTGAGTCGCCCCTTTTCTAACTTTTTCATTTTTAACTTTTCCAAAGACCGTGCAGGTTACAGTAAGCCCTGGCTGAAACCTTTTGGGCATCACAATTAAATACTGCCTCCGGTTTGTCACCGGGATTTAAAAACTGTCTATAAGTTTTATCACCGGTAGTTATTTCAATCCATGCAATATAGTGCTTTTCTTCCATGGGGTGCGCTACACTGCCCACCTTAACGGTCACTTTACCACCTGCCACTTCCACCACCGGCACATGTTTTTCCTTAGCTGCATCCACAGTATTTTCCTTCTGTAGTTGCATGGGCTGTTCACAGCAAACCAACTGACCTTTACCCGTGTGCAATACCTCAACAATATTACCGCAAATTGTGCACTTGTATACCTGCCTTAATTCGGTCATTATAAATATCTCCTCCTTGGTTTTTATATCTAACGTCAGCATGTTTAAAATATGATATCTTGGATCTTACTATAAAAGTTAAACCTTAAGCTGCATTTACGTAATTCTTAAATATTTATTAAAAATTAACTGCTACACTACATATTTTATCCGTGAATCAATTGTGGGAGACATTTGGTACAGACCCACAGGCTTTTACCCTGGCAGCGGCAGGGGAGAAGTGTACCTTTATCCTCGCTTGTGCCACAATTAAAACAGGTTTGAGCTATATAGCTAACTTTTTCCGCTTTCTGTTCGTTAACCTGTTCATTAACCTGTTCATCACTATCCTCTTGTGCCTCCTGTTGCCCTGTTTTTTCATTTACCTTACCCCCCATTCCCAGGGCGGGACAGGTGAGATGACAATCCCTGCCCGGTTCGCAGGAATGGTCAAGATCAGTATTATTTAAATCGATACCTTTGGCTCTAAACCCCATGCACTGTCCGCACCTTTCAAGCAAATCATGTTTCCAATATAAATATTTATCTCTCTTGGTTGTCATGATTTACCCCCCCTTGTGCTAACTTCTTTTGCTGAAAGAATACCATTTTTACCATGCAGACCAATATGACATATGAAGCTGCGGCGCGTGATTTTTGTCACACTCTTCCAAGTTCTATTACTTTATAGCGTAAATTTGTCCGTTTCTGCTTACGGTGGTGCATAGTAAAAGATAGATAGGGAGAATTTATCATTAAATAAAATTAGAGAAGGAGCCCCAAACCAATGGATATGTTTTGCAATCAATGCGAGCAAACCGCAAAAGGAACTGCCTGTACTGTTGCCGGCATTTGTGGTAAGACGCCTGAAGTATCAGCACTGCAGGACCTCTTGCTGCATACCGTCAAAGGTATATCTCTCTATGCCCACGAAGGACGCAAGAAAGGTGTAGGGGACCCGGAAGTTAACGAATTCACTGTAAAAGCTGTCTTTTCGACCCTCACCAACGTAGATTTCGACCCACAGCGTTTCGAGCAGCTGATCAGGCAAGGCGTTAAGCTAAGGAATCAAATAAAAGATAAAGTGCAAAGAGCAGGGGAAAAAACAGATTTTACTGATCCCGCGGCAGCTTTTACCCCTGCCGCTGATTTGGACGGACTGATCAAACAGGGGCAAGATATGGGTCTGATAATCGACCGCGAGGCCGATGATGATATTCAATCTCTCCAACTGATTCTGGTCTTCGGCATCAAAGGTGTGGCCGCCTACGCCGACCATGCCCGCGTTCTGGGACAGGAAGATGACAGGGTATTCGCTTTCATTCATGAAGGATTGGCCGCGCTAACGAATAAGGAAATTCCCATGCAGGAATGGGTCAACATGGTATTGAAATGCGGTGAGGTAAACCTTATTACCCTGGAACTACTGGACAAAGCCAATACCGACACCTTTGGTCACCCGGTACCCACCGAAGTACCGTTAGGGCACAAAAAAGGTAAATGTATACTGGTTTCGGGTCACGATCTGAAAGATATGTACGACCTTTTGGAACAAACAAAAGACAAGGATATTAGTATATATACCCACGGTGAAATGCTACCTGCTCATGGGTACCCCGAGCTAAACAAACACAAGCATTTATACGGTCATTTCGGCACCGCCTGGCAGAACCAAAAGAAAGAATTTCCTGAATTCCCCGGGGCCATACTGATGACTACCAATTGCATACAAAAACCCCAGGAATCCTACCTGGACAATATTTTCAGCACTGGACTGGTAGGGTGGCCCGGGGTCACGCATGTAGAAAACGGTAAGTTTGACCAGGTAATTGAAAAAGCCCAGCAAAAACCTGGCTTTGCTTCCGACGAAGATAACGGGACAGTGATGGTAGGGTTTGGCCGCAGCGCCCTCTTTGGCGTATCGGATAAAATAATAGATCTGGTCAAGCGAGGTTCCATTAAGCACTTCTTCCTGGTCGCGGGCTGCGATGGTGCCAAGCCAGGGCGCAATTATTTTACCGAATTTGTGCAGAAAGTACCAAAGGATGCAGTGGTTCTGACCCTTGCCTGCGGCAAATTCCGCTTTTTTGATTTAGATATGGGTGAAATCGAGGGCATCCCGCGCCTCATAGACATCGGGCAGTGCAACGACGCCTACTCGGCCATTCAAATCGCACTTGCTCTGGCCCAGGCCTTTGAGTGTGATGTCAATGATCTGCCCCTTTCCATGGTGCTGTCCTGGTACGAACAAAAAGCGGTGGCCATACTATTGACACTTTTACACCTGGGCATCAAGAACATACGCCTGGGGCCAAGCCTACCGGCATTTATTTCACCTAATGTACTGGATGTCCTAGTACAAAACTTTGCCATCAAACCGGTTACAACTGCAGACGAAGATTTAAGTGCTATTCTTCAAAACGCTTAAACAAACAATCATATTAAATTTGGTAACCGGGTTTGAAAAAAGACCGCTCATTCAATAATTGAATGAGCGGTCTTTTTTCGCCCGGGGTGATAGAAATGAGCCGATAAAAGGAGTGGAGATATCAAAGCCGGAGGAAAGAACATCTTATTAGGGGTTGCCAGGTAAGAGACCGAATAGTCCAATGAGGGTTTTAAGGTCATAGTTAGAAATATATTCGTTCGACATATCGTCCTTTTTTTCTACAAAGGATAATTAGTTTATTTGCATAATTTTATCATATGACCGGAGATGTAATGCAAAGTTGCCATATCCTTGTAGCAGGAGTTTGTATGAATAAGATTTTAGCAATTTTGCTGGCTTTAAAAGGTTGCTCTAATGTCTATTAGTGGAAGTTGGAGTCCAAAAGTAAAGTAGTTATGCATTGAGCAAATATTAAGTTCAAAAATATGGAAAAGTTTTACATGAGTAATGGCAAAATCACATATAACATAATTTGATTCCTGAAATGGATTGGATTGAGAGGTTCCCTCTCAGTTTTTACTAAAAACACGAATAATAATGGTATCATCCCAAAAGCAGTAATCCCATCAATCATGAATGGGTGGTGTCACGAAATTTGACATCCACAAGTTTAAATCAAGCTTTCACGTGAAAATAGTAATAATATGACTTTGGATATTGCAATACAAGTATTAACCTCGCTTGGTTTTGGTAGTTTTTTCGCGATTACTACTCAATTCGACAAGCGGCGGTGCATTTCCTGTTTTTGGCTAACTTTTAGCTAAACTTTTCGAACAGACTCTTGAATTGTTTATCATAACGTTTCAAGATGGACACCCCTCTCACTGGTTGGTTTTATTGTACCAGCCATTTACCGTGTCCATCAAACTGGGGTACGGTCAGTGAAGGATTAGGCTTTTCGAACAGGCACATAGAGTACAACCCATAGATAACGGAAGCATCCGCATCTTATGGTTGCCTGTGGGTTAAAAACAGTTGTGATTCCTCGAAAGATTGGATAAATTTCGGCAGGTTTACGGGAGGACAAATATGTCTTTTGATATAGATGGTTTTTTGGGCGAACAAATGAACGAAATAATTCAAGATAACTATTCGTTGCATGAAAATGTTTTTAAATTGTGTGAAGAAGTTAACCGGTATTCACAGAAAATAAAATATGGTTTTAATATAAATAGCAATGACCTACAGGGGATTATTACCACGTCACTGTATCTGAAAATACACAATACATATCAAGCATCTGTTATTATGTATAAATATGGGCTTAATTCGCAGGCTAAAATCTGTGTGAGGGCTGCGTTAGAAAGCCTATTTGTTTTAAGGAGTATTGTTAAAGATAAAAGATATGTCTATTGGTTATTAGGCTCTGATAGCAAGAAAAGGGAATTGCTGCTAAAGAGAATAATAAAAAACCCCCATAATGTATTTAATTCCCTGTTAGGAAATGTAGATGTTAGCCAGTTGGATGCCTTAATTGCGAAAAACCGGAAAGATGAGACAAGGATAATTAGCCCAAAAGAATGGGCTGAAATTTCAGAATCTTACTCAGATTATTATTATGCCTATGATGTCCTTTGTGGAGATGTTCATGTCGATATCAGAAATATGGAGCAGTACGTGGCAACAAATGATGAAGGTGAAATTGAACAGTTTAACCCATTGCCAAGCACAAAAGATATTGAAGCAGTTTTATTTACAGCAAACTATGTAATGGTTGGAGCAATAAAATGCATGAGTAAAATAACCGGGATTGATGCCGAGGGAGAAGTTGATAAATTTGAAACTATGATACTTAAAATAAAGGATGAGGCGATTAAGGAGAGATGATATGCAAGTATTGGATATTGATTTAGATTTTTTTCTAAACGATACAGTACATTTTGCAGACGATTATGGTGCCAGGTTAGATGAGTCAGAATATGGAGGTTAGATGTGGCTTAACAAAGTTCCAGTTGAGTTTTAATCTCACCTCGGAATCACTATTTAAAATCAAAGACGAACACAAGCTGTAGCGTTGTGAAAATTACACAAGTAATTGCATTCTTAATTTTACACAAATGGAATTGTTGAAAATATGTCGAAATGTTACCTATCTTGAATTTTTGAGCAGCTTCGTTAGTGCTGGTTATGGTTAAGTTACCGGAAGTTATTACATATTTCTTGAAAAGAAGATAAAGAGAGAGTGATCAAAAGTTTTTGATAAGAAGGTGGGTTTAGCTGTATACCATTGAACATGAATTAAAGTTATGGCAAGAAGCTTTAGGGGAACTTAGTTTTGAATCTGGAGTTCTATCTTTATTCCACCAACCGAATTTGTCTCAACGGGCAATGAAGCACTTATTAGAATTAAACTCTGGGTTACAGCAAGCCAAATATTTACAGAATGAACTAAAAAATAGGTGCAGAAATCAAAGAGAGATATTGGATTTCTTAACTAGTTTAACTACATCTATTCATGAAATTCGTCATTGGCACGACTATGTTGGAACCATGCTCGGTTTTGAAATCTTTTGGATCTTTACTGAGTATTATTCGCGAACTATGCATGTTTTGAGATATTTAGCCCAAAACAATATAATTTTAAATTTACCATTAAAGCGTACTTTCTATGCTCAGGCAACAGATGTCCATCTCAATGAGTTTGCCGATTTTAATATTAGGCGGAAAAATTTTATATATAGTAAGCTATTTCAGGAATCGAATGTTTCATCTGATATTAGACAGATAAAGAAAAATAATAAGGTATTGTATTTAAAAGATATCCCATTTTTAGAGTTCGATGCTGAAGACAAATTTAAATATGTGTTTTTAAGAGATGTTCCCATTACAGGCATTTCTTTATTTGAATCCCTTGCCGTATTGACCGAAGTGTATTCCATATTTGACATGATCGGTGATGAGGAAGCGCAATTATATATGAAAAAGAGATTCGAACATCCTAATTTATGGTTATATAATTCGGTAATAAAGTCTTTAGTCATGGCTAATTCAAATGTTTCCATAGAATTAATGTTATCAATTATTTCAAATTCAGTTACCTATTATATTGGCAGCAATTCAAAAGAATGCAATCCAGCTAGTAGGTTTATTGCTTTTAGAAATGAACTTGCGTCTTGCAATTATCCGCCTATCACGTTGGAAGACATTGAAGAATGGGTCCTTGAAGTTATTGAAAAAAATGGATGGTCTGACAATAAAAAAGTAGCACGCGAGCAGATACGTTTTTGCGAAGCAAAAATTAAAGCGTTTGAGAGTGTAACAAAAGATGAATCAAGAGATTTGGATTCTTTAGAGGATTATATTATTCTATACCTTAAGGAACACATAAAATATATGAAAAGGTATGAATGCAATGTTTTATTTTGGGCTA
This genomic interval from Bacillota bacterium contains the following:
- a CDS encoding GIY-YIG nuclease family protein, translating into MSYQHWYLYILECEDGSLYTGITKDLDKRIKAHKAGKGSRYVRSRLPITLAAWWKFNTSKGGILKLEQCIKSLPSCKKWELVKKPDLLKDYCQCLSNDTALLGRK
- a CDS encoding HD domain-containing protein, with translation MERTCAADLELTKTIKSIYIVKSKRLGSFRDRKGHFMTLLLGDRTGEVQAILWEGAEEKYPLLAQGDLVSVSGRVREYAGTLQINLDHISVYEDKDFDPADFLPVSPYNREEMLQALKQIIEGIKNPSLQELLDRFFLDNAWLKAFAMAPAAKKNHQAYLGGLLEHTLKVTEAANKMADVYPQADRDLLIAGAVLHDIGKIEEYQFEKSIDFTDQGRLLGHIVIGLQKIEEKLQELNSFPDSLRLKLLHIITSHHGNYEWQSPKRPKFLEAAIIHHLDNMDATVDMFSTAAGEDYDPKSSWTGWVKGLERFIYKG
- a CDS encoding response regulator transcription factor, producing the protein MVRKILAVDDDPKVLKIVEHSLTREGFEVIPVSSGKEALAKVKEIYPDLVLLDLMMPEMDGFDTLQRLKEFSDVPVIILSARNDEVDKVAGFRMGVDDYQVKPFSPVELALRVKAVLRRADNSESGRPDKKVLQFDQLVIDHSRRLVQNWGRDIEMTPKEFHLLWLLASHPNQVFTKAHLLDRIWETTYQGDDNTVNVHIRRLREKIEDVPSKPRYIKTVWGTGYKFVD
- a CDS encoding superoxide dismutase; translation: MGEGILSERKQIRPEDSIITSEQYEHHYTSYYKSHQHKLREIKARLLKAGTSYSDSIFSLFRVLKGEEGWLRNSVILHSTYFNSLGNGKNRPSPQLFNMLIRDFGSLEEWVEEFSAMGISARGWAVLGLDLLEGKLINCLCDEHAEGHWMIYPIIALDVFEHAYQQDYGSNIKSYVKHFLNNIDWTFANVGLETAQEMYNVLRTKNNS
- a CDS encoding rubrerythrin family protein, with the protein product MLSLKGTRTEKNILTAFAGESQARNRYNYFASVAKKEGYEQVAAVFEETAHHEKEHAKRLFKFLEGGEVEIKASFPAGVIGSTPENLKASAGGENHEHTSMYPEFAKVADEEGFAKIAAVFRAIASAEEGHEKRYLKLLENIQAGKVFQRTDKVTWKCRNCGYLHEGNTAPEKCPACDHPQSFYELWVENY
- a CDS encoding rubredoxin codes for the protein MDKWVCELCGYVYDPEKGAEGAAPGTPFDDLPDDWECPECFAEKERFVNINQRRKEFPRS
- a CDS encoding desulfoferrodoxin, which encodes MTELRQVYKCTICGNIVEVLHTGKGQLVCCEQPMQLQKENTVDAAKEKHVPVVEVAGGKVTVKVGSVAHPMEEKHYIAWIEITTGDKTYRQFLNPGDKPEAVFNCDAQKVSARAYCNLHGLWKS
- the hcp gene encoding hydroxylamine reductase, which translates into the protein MFCNQCEQTAKGTACTVAGICGKTPEVSALQDLLLHTVKGISLYAHEGRKKGVGDPEVNEFTVKAVFSTLTNVDFDPQRFEQLIRQGVKLRNQIKDKVQRAGEKTDFTDPAAAFTPAADLDGLIKQGQDMGLIIDREADDDIQSLQLILVFGIKGVAAYADHARVLGQEDDRVFAFIHEGLAALTNKEIPMQEWVNMVLKCGEVNLITLELLDKANTDTFGHPVPTEVPLGHKKGKCILVSGHDLKDMYDLLEQTKDKDISIYTHGEMLPAHGYPELNKHKHLYGHFGTAWQNQKKEFPEFPGAILMTTNCIQKPQESYLDNIFSTGLVGWPGVTHVENGKFDQVIEKAQQKPGFASDEDNGTVMVGFGRSALFGVSDKIIDLVKRGSIKHFFLVAGCDGAKPGRNYFTEFVQKVPKDAVVLTLACGKFRFFDLDMGEIEGIPRLIDIGQCNDAYSAIQIALALAQAFECDVNDLPLSMVLSWYEQKAVAILLTLLHLGIKNIRLGPSLPAFISPNVLDVLVQNFAIKPVTTADEDLSAILQNA